The Platichthys flesus chromosome 8, fPlaFle2.1, whole genome shotgun sequence genome has a window encoding:
- the npas4a gene encoding neuronal PAS domain-containing protein 4A has product MYRSTKGASKARRDQINSEIRYLKDLLPISEADKARLSYLHIMSLACMYTRKSVFFTQEAGAAASPEESMQYLLFNELSELMQALPGFLMLLTGEGKLLYMSDSVSEHLGHSMVDLVAQGDSVYDIIDTSDHLIMRTNLSTSTSLEIDRLFRCHFNTSKSVRRQSAGNKLVLIRAHCLPPPTTSPAAGSYWTSNPVWVCFCSPLEPHPSRSGPGTERDMTSSPSQVDSNLFLSCFYSQHSRDMRLETAQESVSTYLGFDVTALRARSWYSLLHPQDLSHASAQHRSLLREGGEGRAEMVIRVQAQDQSWVWLYMVLQLQPGEIPIGSNNYIISESEAWSVRQQLSSEQTQLTLVLTTGTSQQEGLSLQSPETLSSPDQVFTPGSSGLSAQSFDFSTTGCSVGSSDEPGSSAAEAMQVEGDPRSSISSMEEDSFFQQHPTENPSAASSPTPVTVETVADLDFLTQNILLPPSFQLDPPLPVLPLPLPPVPTQQAPQTKEFVCTPPYTPLISGANFPFNEPLFSFDPSGTTTAPSSDTTASATTSLAPSGSSTTQPTTASSPAPPTTLSSKLSLTLPSLTTDLLFPVEPYSGSLYEKLPPTPDSPGDDDCTVMTLPEVRGPLYVDVPMGPLQCPPEGLLTPEASPGKQPCLSFFSLEREREKERAEISLLAQHISSLAEGFYLDPLLSKLSPSSSPPSPFLSPNIETPDVESVHMQREIYPIKAWRGLDIPLFLDEDDSLFEESILQTLLQDDFAPPQTHVPSFPSPCTSPMLNPSSPGSPQIPVCWHQPSQFEGVGHFCSVQSAQSNSMDVGGVTEGSGTGMMAEGEELAEEAMEIEVVSSPVSCCSSIPASPPLILTAPSSPSTSMPIGSPTPAVSCTQSLLEELAVLEPMFGAGASIAPGLGQQPELYQLQCHPSPQCFHKDGSGSVPPF; this is encoded by the exons ATGTACCGCTCAACCAAAGGAGCATCCAAGGCTCGGCGGGACCAGATCAACAGCGAGATCCGGTACCTGAAGGACTTGTTGCCCATCTCCGAGGCAGATAAAGCGCGGCTCTCGTACCTGCACATCATGTCGCTGGCCTGCATGTACACGAGGAAATCCGTCTTCTTCACTCAAG aaGCGGGAGCTGCTGCTAGTCCTGAGGAGAGCATGCAGTATCTGTTGTTCAACGAGCTGTCGGAGTTGATGCAGGCGCTGCCAGGTTTTCTGATGCTGCTGACTGGAGAAGGGAAGCTCCTGTACATGTCAGACAGTGTCTCCGAGCACCTCGGACACTCCATG GTGGATCTCGTGGCACAGGGAGACAGCGTGTATGATATCATTGACACCTCAGATCATCTTATCATGAGGACTAACCTGTCAACGTCTACCTCACTCGAGATAg ACCGTCTCTTCCGCTGTCATTTCAACACCTCTAAGTCTGTGCGGAGGCAGAGTGCTGGGAACAAGCTGGTTCTGATCCGAGCTCACTGCCTgccaccccccaccacctctcCTGCTGCCGGGTCCTACTGGACATCCAaccctgtgtgggtgtgtttctgCTCCCCTCTGGAGCCCCACCCATCCCGCTCTGGCCccgggacagagagggacatgACTTCCAGCCCTTCTCAGGTCGACTCCAACTTGTTTCTGTCCTGCTTCTACTCCCAACATAGCCGGGACATGAGGCTGGAGACAGCACAGGAAAG TGTAAGCACCTATCTTGGCTTTGATGTGACAGCTTTACGCGCTCGGTCCTGGTACAGCCTCCTCCACCCACAGGATCTGTCACATGCCTCCGCTCAGCACCGCAGCCTAT tgagagaaggaggagagggcagaGCTGAGATGGTGATTCGTGTGCAAGCTCAGGACCAGTCGTGGGTTTGGCTTTACATGGTTCTACAGCTGCAGCCTGGAGAAATTCCTATTGGCAGCAACAACTACATCATCAG TGAGTCTGAGGCCTGGTCAGTGCGTCAGCAGCTCAGCTCAGAGCAGACCCAGCTGACCCTGGTTCTGACCACTGGTACCTCTCAGCAAGAGGGACTGAGCCTACAGTCCCCAGAAACCCTGTCCAGCCCAGACCAGGTCTTCACCCCAGGCAGCAGCGGTCTGTCGGCCCAGTCCTTTGACTTCAGCACCACTGGCTGCAGCGTCGGCTCCTCTGACGAACCCGGGAGCTCCGCCGCTGAAGCCATGCAGGTGGAAGGCGACCCCCGCTCCAGTATCTCCTCTATGGAGGAAGACAGCTTCTTTCAGCAGCATCCCACTGAAAACCCCTCAGCTGCTTCCTCCCCCACCCCAGTCACCGTTGAAACAGTGGCAGACTTAGACTTTTTAACCCAGAACATTCTCCTGCCACCGTCCTTCCAGCTCGACCCTCCACTGCCAGTTCTGCCCCTGCCCCTCCCACCTGTCCCCACCCAACAAGCTCCCCAGACCAAAGAGTTTGTGTGCACCCCACCCTACACCCCCCTTATTAGTGGGGCTAACTTCCCATTCAATGAACCCCTCTTCAGCTTCGACCCCAGCGGCACTACCACAGCTCCCTCCTCTGATACAACAGCCTCTGCCACCACTTCCTTGGCCCCTTCAGGTTCTTCCACCACCCAACCAACTACCGCCTCCAGCCCTGCTCCCCCCACAACCCTCTCTTCCAAGCTTTCCCTCACTCTACCATCCCTCACCACTGATCTCCTCTTCCCCGTCGAGCCCTACAGCGGCTCCCTCTATGAGAAACTGCCCCCCACACCCGACAGCCCCGGAGATGACGACTGCACAGTGATGACCCTGCCCGAGGTCCGGGGTCCACTGTATGTAGATGTACCAATGGGGCCCCTCCAGTGCCCCCCTGAGGGCCTTCTCACACCAGAGGCATCACCTGGCAAACAGCCTtgcctctccttcttctccctggagagagagagggagaaggagagggcaGAGATCTCTCTCTTAGCTCAGCATATCAGCTCATTGGCAGAGGGATTCTACCTGGATCCACTATTGTCCAAACTCtcaccctcatcctcccctccctcccccttcctGTCCCCCAACATAGAAACCCCTGATGTTGAATCAGTCCACATGCAGAGGGAGATTTATCCCATCAAAGCGTGGAGAGGTCTGGACATTCCCCTCTTCCTCGATGAAGATGACTCTCTGTTTGAAGAGAGCATCCTACAAACCCTGCTCCAAGACGACTTCGCTCCTCCTCAGACACACgtcccctccttcccctccccaTGCACCTCTCCTATGCTCAACCCCTCCAGCCCAGGTTCTCCTCAAATCCCAGTGTGCTGGCACCAACCCTCCCAGTTTGAGGGAGTGGGCCACTTCTGTAGCGTCCAATCGGCGCAAAGTAACTCCATGGATGTGGGCGGGGTGACAGAGGGTTCTGGGACTGGGATGATGGCGGAAGGGGAGGAGCTTGCGGAGGAAGCAATGGAGATCGAGGTGGTGTCATCTCCTGTGTCCTGTTGCTCCTCCATCCCAGCTTCCCCTCCCCTCATTCTCACCGCCCCTTCCAGCCCCTCCACCTCAATGCCCATCGGCTCGCCAACGCCCGCCGTGTCTTGCACTCAGTCCCTCCTGGAGGAACTGGCCGTCCTGGAACCCATGTTTGGGGCAGGTGCCTCGATCGCCCCTGGCTTAGGGCAACAACCTGAGTTGTATCAACTCCAATGTCATCCATCGCCACAGTGCTTCCACAAAG ATGGGAGTGGAAGTGTTCCTCCGTTCTAA